From Hymenobacter sedentarius, a single genomic window includes:
- a CDS encoding KpsF/GutQ family sugar-phosphate isomerase has protein sequence MSASQPANLTATGAAPLAADVLAIARQVLHEEAAALHDVAAALSATPDFVNCVQAILQLKGRVVVTGIGKSAHIAGKIVATLNSTGTPALFMHAADAIHGDLGMIQPEDFVVAISKSGDTPEIKVLVPLLRRKGVPLAALVSNADSYLGQQANFILHAPVLKEACPNNLAPTTSTTAALALGDALAVCLLESRQFTAADFARLHPGGTLGKRLYLKVGDLSRQNQRPQVVDDAPLKDVLLEISGKRLGATAVLTAAGQLAGIITDGDLRRMLGSFSDLESLKARDILTPSPATIDVEDFAAEALARMQQRNITQLVVTEEGQFAGFIHLHDLLREGLV, from the coding sequence ATGTCCGCTTCCCAACCCGCTAACCTCACCGCTACTGGCGCTGCCCCCCTCGCTGCCGACGTGCTGGCCATTGCCCGCCAGGTGCTCCATGAGGAGGCCGCAGCCCTCCACGACGTCGCCGCAGCGCTCTCGGCCACGCCCGATTTTGTGAACTGCGTGCAGGCCATTCTGCAGCTGAAAGGCCGCGTGGTGGTCACGGGTATTGGTAAAAGCGCCCACATCGCCGGCAAAATCGTGGCTACGCTCAACAGCACCGGCACGCCCGCCCTGTTCATGCACGCCGCCGATGCCATTCACGGCGACCTGGGCATGATTCAACCCGAAGACTTTGTGGTGGCCATCAGCAAAAGTGGCGACACGCCCGAAATCAAGGTGCTGGTGCCACTGTTGCGCCGCAAGGGCGTGCCGCTGGCGGCCCTGGTGAGCAACGCCGACTCTTACCTGGGCCAGCAGGCCAATTTTATCCTGCACGCCCCCGTGCTAAAAGAAGCCTGCCCCAACAACCTGGCCCCCACCACCAGCACCACCGCCGCCCTGGCCCTGGGCGACGCGCTGGCCGTGTGCCTGTTGGAAAGCCGCCAGTTCACCGCTGCCGACTTTGCGCGCCTGCACCCCGGCGGCACCCTCGGCAAGCGCCTCTACCTGAAAGTAGGCGACTTGAGCCGCCAAAACCAGCGGCCCCAGGTAGTCGACGACGCGCCCCTAAAAGACGTGCTGCTGGAGATTTCCGGCAAGCGCCTCGGCGCCACCGCTGTACTTACTGCCGCCGGCCAGCTCGCCGGCATCATTACCGACGGCGACTTGCGCCGCATGCTCGGCAGCTTCTCCGACCTGGAAAGCCTGAAGGCCCGCGACATCCTCACCCCCAGCCCGGCCACTATAGACGTCGAAGACTTCGCGGCCGAAGCCCTGGCCCGCATGCAGCAGCGCAACATCACGCAGCTGGTCGTGACGGAAGAGGGGCAGTTTGCCGGCTTTATTCACTTGCACGATTTGCTGCGCGAAGGACTGGTGTAA
- a CDS encoding mannose-1-phosphate guanylyltransferase, whose protein sequence is MNSTYLVVMAGGIGSRFWPFSRTSHPKQFHDVLGVGRSMLQLTVDRFAGICPPENVFVVTNRDYTQLVQEHLPELPADQILGEPIGRNTAPCIAYASYRIAKRDPQATIIVTPADHAVLREDEFRRLMRLAVEAARANDVLITLGIQPSRPDTGYGYIQYMDEQSLPGGQLHKVKTFTEKPNLELARMFVESGDFLWNSGLFVWRADVIIGAFHHYLSDIAEVFEEGADKLGTAQEEDFISQAYSRCRNISIDYGVMEKADNVYVLPADFGWSDVGTWDSLHRIGHHDEHGNMINGDVLLYDTTGCVIKTPPERLVVVQGLEDYIVAEYDNVLLICKRSEEQRVKEFVADVKAKKGAGYN, encoded by the coding sequence ATGAATTCTACTTATCTCGTTGTAATGGCCGGCGGCATTGGCAGCCGGTTCTGGCCTTTTAGCCGCACCAGCCACCCCAAGCAATTTCATGATGTTTTAGGCGTTGGGCGGTCCATGCTCCAGCTTACCGTCGACCGGTTTGCCGGCATCTGCCCGCCCGAAAACGTGTTCGTTGTGACCAACCGCGACTACACGCAGCTGGTGCAGGAGCACCTGCCGGAGCTGCCTGCCGACCAGATTCTGGGCGAGCCCATTGGCCGCAACACGGCCCCCTGCATTGCCTACGCCAGCTACCGCATTGCCAAGCGCGACCCGCAGGCCACCATCATCGTGACGCCGGCCGACCACGCCGTGCTGCGCGAAGACGAGTTCCGTCGGCTCATGCGCCTGGCCGTGGAAGCAGCCCGCGCCAACGACGTACTCATCACCCTCGGCATTCAGCCCTCGCGGCCCGACACGGGCTACGGCTACATCCAGTACATGGACGAGCAGTCGCTGCCCGGCGGCCAACTGCACAAGGTCAAAACCTTCACCGAAAAGCCGAACCTGGAGCTGGCCCGCATGTTTGTGGAGAGCGGTGATTTCCTTTGGAATTCTGGGCTGTTTGTGTGGCGCGCCGATGTCATCATCGGGGCCTTCCACCACTACCTGAGCGACATTGCCGAGGTATTTGAAGAAGGAGCTGACAAATTGGGCACGGCCCAGGAAGAAGACTTTATCAGCCAGGCGTATTCGCGCTGCCGCAACATCAGCATCGACTACGGGGTGATGGAAAAGGCCGACAACGTGTATGTTTTGCCGGCGGATTTTGGCTGGAGCGACGTGGGCACCTGGGACTCGCTGCATCGCATCGGCCACCACGACGAGCACGGTAATATGATTAACGGCGACGTGCTGCTCTACGATACCACCGGCTGCGTCATCAAGACCCCGCCGGAGCGCCTGGTCGTCGTGCAGGGGCTGGAAGATTACATCGTGGCCGAGTACGACAACGTGCTGCTGATTTGCAAGCGCAGCGAAGAGCAGCGCGTGAAGGAATTCGTAGCGGACGTGAAAGCCAAGAAGGGCGCGGGGTATAACTAG